The proteins below come from a single Benincasa hispida cultivar B227 chromosome 4, ASM972705v1, whole genome shotgun sequence genomic window:
- the LOC120075033 gene encoding PITH domain-containing protein 1 isoform X2: MACLHDHSCEDHDCSSDWSLYKNIDLPRVSALNEATPGSVKSVFKAWEHRLNSSGDHLESNDGDPELLVFIPFINREGIDFSDAQSMQAVQEWDLAENLQGVLEYQTRYSKFQGVANITLHFPDNYGGDSTQIHYIGLKGEATQLKRDVVATIVYEITPNPSDHKTRAEGGAGFSHVE; the protein is encoded by the exons ATGGCTTGCTTACACGATCACAGCTGCGAAGATCACGATTGTTCGTCTGATTGGTCTCTTTACAAGAACATAGACCTCCCCAGA GTTTCTGCTTTGAATGAGGCAACACCAGGCAGTGTGAAGTCTGTATTTAAAGCTTGGGAGCATCGGTTAAATTCATCTGGG GATCATTTGGAAAGCAACGATGGTGATCCCGAACTGCTAGTTTTTATCCC GTTTATCAACCGAGAAGGTATTGACTTCTCTGATGCTCAAAGTATGCAAGCTGTTCAG GAGTGGGATTTGGCTGAGAATTTGCAAGGAGTACTAGAGTACCAGACAAG atattccaaatttcaaggTGTGGCAAATATCACCTTGCATTTTCCTGACAATTATGGTGGTGACTCGACTCAGATACACTACATTGGGTTGAAAGGTGAAGCCACGCAG CTAAAGAGAGATGTTGTAGCAACAATTGTCTATGAAATCACGCCAAATCCTTCTGACCACAA GACTCGAGCCGAAGGTGGTGCTGGATTTTCACATGTCGAATGA
- the LOC120075033 gene encoding PITH domain-containing protein 1 isoform X1: MACLHDHSCEDHDCSSDWSLYKNIDLPRVSALNEATPGSVKSVFKAWEHRLNSSGDHLESNDGDPELLVFIPFTSDVKIKSISIIGGPDGTSPSKMRAFINREGIDFSDAQSMQAVQEWDLAENLQGVLEYQTRYSKFQGVANITLHFPDNYGGDSTQIHYIGLKGEATQLKRDVVATIVYEITPNPSDHKTRAEGGAGFSHVE, from the exons ATGGCTTGCTTACACGATCACAGCTGCGAAGATCACGATTGTTCGTCTGATTGGTCTCTTTACAAGAACATAGACCTCCCCAGA GTTTCTGCTTTGAATGAGGCAACACCAGGCAGTGTGAAGTCTGTATTTAAAGCTTGGGAGCATCGGTTAAATTCATCTGGG GATCATTTGGAAAGCAACGATGGTGATCCCGAACTGCTAGTTTTTATCCC ATTTACATCAGATGTTAAGATTAAAAGCATATCTATCATTGGCGGTCCAGATGGTACTAGTCCTTCAAAGATGCGGGC GTTTATCAACCGAGAAGGTATTGACTTCTCTGATGCTCAAAGTATGCAAGCTGTTCAG GAGTGGGATTTGGCTGAGAATTTGCAAGGAGTACTAGAGTACCAGACAAG atattccaaatttcaaggTGTGGCAAATATCACCTTGCATTTTCCTGACAATTATGGTGGTGACTCGACTCAGATACACTACATTGGGTTGAAAGGTGAAGCCACGCAG CTAAAGAGAGATGTTGTAGCAACAATTGTCTATGAAATCACGCCAAATCCTTCTGACCACAA GACTCGAGCCGAAGGTGGTGCTGGATTTTCACATGTCGAATGA